Below is a genomic region from Drosophila albomicans strain 15112-1751.03 chromosome 2R, ASM965048v2, whole genome shotgun sequence.
TTTTTTAACTTCATACccaaaaatggaaatacaaaataaagaattagGAATTattcaaaactaaatttacttttggcatttattaattttatacaacatTTCATTCTAACTTCTCTCATCTCTTaagctgttttttttcttaattggaaactcaaaaaaaattaattaaaacagaCTAAATTTTCTTCGTAATATTGTAAAGATTGTTATTACTcgtagtttgtttttattgcgtTTACTCTAACCacatttctaaaaaaaaaaaaaaaaaaaaaactgttgtgttttcatttgttgatGCCATGTTGATTGGgggaacaacaaacaattggGTTGGCAATTCAGTTGGATCTTTGAAACTACGTTTTGCATGAGAAACTAAGCGAACCGCATGCAAATCGAATGAAAAACCAAATTGAAATCACTTTGCCTTTGACTGCGAGACGAGAGTATTATGCGAATGCGCCCAAAGCAGTGTCGCCACGCCCCTTTCGTCTACCGCAGCCGCCCTCGTCTCGTCTTGATCCCCAAAAAGTGTCAAGTGTTTATCGATGGTAGGAAGGATGATGACGATGGTTGACGATGATGGctatgatgatgaagatgatggaTGGAACGGGGggaggagaaagagaaggatGACGGCAACGTCGATTTCTTTACACGACATTTAATTGAGAAATAATTGAATAGGTCGTGTGAAGTGTTTGTTTGGCGTTTGCGGTCTTACGTATCGATAAGCCCGGTTCGGTAAGCCCGTCGCAATGAAATTAGCTTTGTCAAACGACGCCTGACATATGCACGGGTTGAAGTTGAATGGCGCGGAAAGATGTATTGCAGCGTGAAAACGACACAGCGAGTTTGTTAATGAAGTAGTCACAGTCACCGGAGAGAAAGTCTCTCTATGTGCATGCATaatgtgccacacacataTTGGGAAGGAGTGTGGAATGCAAgcaagtatgtatgtgtgtgctttggcaagacaaaaaaaaagtcaaatcaTGAAAAAATCACCCGTTCCACCATGTCAAAGGCTAAAGTGAGAATTCACGTTTGATTGCAACCTCGAAATGTGCAATCATTCGTACGCTTataattgcagttgcaatttaGACAAGTTTATTGTGTGGGGAAAGAGATGCAGAAGGTGACGAAGAAGTTGCAAGTGCTAAACACCTGGTAATTGCAATGAAATGTTAAGCATTAAAAgcttaattataattacattGTTTACAGCCTATTTCTGTGtagtttacaatttaattcaaagctacaattataataattaaatgactTGAGCATTTTATGAGACGATGGATTggtatgtttatttaaatccTTTTTGACTCGTTTTTGTTatgatacaaaaataaataaaataaatctgtTAGCACgcttttattatatcttaCACTGCTTGTAACTTAATACGTTTTCATCATTAGCAAGTACGagtttataatacaaaaagtattgttatgtttttatgtttaaatcaGTCAActcactaaataataaattgcgtACAAACGAACTTGCTCTTCCTCAAAAAATACGATTTAGTTAAGCGTTACTGATTGAAAGATACTTTGCTGAACTTTGAGATACTCTACAGCAAATGAAtactaaactaatttaaatgagtgcaagttaaatttaatagcaTAGTGAGCTAAACTAATTTAAAGAGTACACAGGTTAAACATTGTAGCCAAAACTCAGCTACATGTTCGTTCTGTGTTTTGTGGCAATTACGTGAGGAGCAAAGCATCTcagaatctgaatctgaatctgagtCGGACTCGGACACGATGAGAGCGCAATTAGAATCGCGGCTTCGACTTCCATGAATTGTGGGTTAATGTCAATGCCAAGCGCGTTAATCGAAACTGGTTTGTCAGCTGCCAGATTCTATATATAAGAGATGCGTGTGTCGCAGTCGTGTTGACAGTCAGAACAGTTGTTGCTCGAGCATAATGTATCTACTACtaatgtgctgctgctgctgccttgtGGCCTTGATGCCAGCGGAGGCAGCGCTGAAGTCTACCTGGCAGCTGCCCACCACGGAGGAGATGCAGGCGAGTCTGCAGAGCTGTCGCTTCGAAGCTGCTGGCATGGATGCCGAAACTCTGCGCTGTCTGGTGACGCAACTGGGACTCTGGACGGACGAGGAGGGATACAATGCGAAGCGCATTGCCAAGATATTTGCGGCACAAAACCAAATGGAGGAGCTGATGTTGGTCATCGAGTATTGCAACAATAAGGAGCGACGCGTGGAGCAGCCAGCACAGTGGGCCTTTGAGGCCTACAAGTGTGCCACCTCGGGTCGATTTGGCCGATGGGTTCAGGATTATATGGAACAGATGGTTACAGAATAAAGTATAAaacgtaaattaaatttattgaacaaGTAAATGAGTTGAACTTGTGCGCCGTGATCAGGGTTCTGGCTGTGGGGTTCACTTTAGGCCTGAACGCTGTGCTTCACCAGCTGCAGATTGGAGCGCATGAAGCACATGCCACCGCGATACGCCCAAGTGCAGGCATCGCTACCCTGAGAGTTGTTGTCCGCACAGGCGGCAATCTTCTGATGCGTTTCATCCGTATGATCCACAGCATGACCTCCAGCCAACTGCTCGTGTATCTTGTGCACATCGAATCCGTGGGTGGCATCGAAGAGACCGAATTGCTCAAAGACGCACTTTATGTAGCAACGACTCTTCTCTTCATCGGCGAAATCCCATTTGACGAACTTGGCCACATCTTCAGCTGTGGCCTGCACCTTCTCGGCACAGATGCCGCGGAATCTAACCAGATCATCGTGTGTCTTCACCACATAGCCAGCGCCATGCtcgtgatgatgatgatgttcgTGCTCATCGGCCAAAGCGACAGCCAGCGTCAACAGCAGAATGAGaactttcatatttaaatgctttgcCTTGGACTTGAACAGCGAAGATGCTCCGCTTGCAAACTGCAATATTTGCTGCgattgcatttatatttataggttacCGCACAGAGACTAGGCAGCTAGAAGTCACCTTCTAAGGTCTACACATAAGTGATTGACTGCTTTATTGATTACCTTATCGTGGGGTCAAAGATCATACATTAATTGTCAGGGTTCACTACGACCGTTCAGTGGGTGATAAAGACACATCTGTAAACCAAGCCCACTCCTATCAAGAGCAGACAAAAAGTAAACAAGCTTTTGATTATCttcacatacacatgcaaTGGGTATACACTGCTTAATAATCAACTAAGGTAGTCATAAAAgggtaattatttttaatttctagaAAGGGAATATTATAGTCGAGTTTACTCACTTAAATCACACCAGCACTCTCGCTCATTATTGATTGTTTTTGATGATAAGATTCAAATCGAATTTTAACCGCCAACAAGGTAGCCATCTAtcgattaaaataaatagcgccatctattggaaACAAACTCGCAGTCATTATTGATGTGGAAGTACCGCCATCTACCGTTGAATTGACACTGTCGCCATCTATTTATGAACAGAAAATACACAAGCGATAAAGCTGTCAGCTTTTGTAAGTGACTTCCAcgtagtattttttgtatagtattttCATCGTTACATTTTGAAATCACGAACAATGCGAATAATTCAGTAAAAGTTAAAAAGGATTAATCCAATTAGATTATTAATGAAGTGACATGACTAACAATTCAAACGAAAACATAAGCTATACTTTAAAACAGTCCATAATGCGAACCTAATAATCTAAGCGGATGTTGTGcacaaaattttgatttatgcagcTTCTTGATCAGTAGAAAGCTTTGCAGGCATAATTCATAGCATTTTAATCGTGATGATAACACACATCTGGCACACCATAATCAAGTAGTACTACCTGACAGAGCAAGATGCCATGAAAAGTTCAAAGACTCATTATGCCAATCAAACAGGCAGCGCAAACGTAAAAAAGGGAAAGCGAAAGTTCATGCAATAAAGAAAACGCAACAGGAGGCAgccccagcaacagcaacagcaactgcaaacgactaacaacaacagcaacaacaacaacggcaaataTCTTCAAATTGTTGATTGACCCCAAGAGCTGTCGGCATATCTACATAGGCGAGTGTGGGTGGGGAGCACAGCTGACAGACCGACACTTATCACCTCTGTCAGTGAACGTGACTCCAACGTAGACAACAAACGTAGAAGACAGACCAACTATaagataccctgtaagcaGGATACGGAAAGGTATAAATTCATTACAAATGCCATCAATAAAATGTAGATACAAATCTACATCATAATAATTCCAATTGTCCAACTATGAGATACTCTGTAATCAGGTTACTATAAAGtataatttcattacaaatactatctatgaaataaaaaatacaataaaatttaaatacaaatctaCATCACAatgataaatttgaattattcaactatgagataccctgtaatcaaaatactaaaaaggataatttatttacaaattctatcaatgaaattaaaaatataaatctacatataaattataaatctataaatatGAAGTGAAGTTAATATACCCTTCTCGCTCACAACTAGCCAGGGTATAACGAGCTTGCAATTGAGCAAGCGGTCACAAAGTGTGGGGCATACAACGGGGCAATATAATAGATGTTTTGGAAACAAAGTGTGGGGCGTGCGGTAACAGAAAATGGCCACAATATGAATAGCAGCAATTCTTGGACATTGCAACGAAAGTGAAACTAGCTAAGCTCATTTGTTATGGGCTAGAATGGAACGCGTGACTGGGCAGGTCGCGGATGGGGCTGGACCGCACCgcaactgagactgagactgtgaCTGGGAGCCAGCTATGATCAATAGCTGGTCAATCTCTCGCTCATTATTCTAGACTTTCGCTCAGTTAACTGCAGCCAATTGATTGCGatgccaaagcaattaaaccAGAAGTaatcaaaatgcaacaaaaggcattttaatgatttatagAGGAGAGCACACTGAACTTTGAATACACTAACTGCGgcataaaataatgtaaatggATACAGATTTCTGATATTAATTATAAgctgtaattaaaaaatttaatgatagAAAAAGTCAGTTTactgatttatttaaatatttctacaaatattgaattacatttgcataaatcatattttattttggtagttttattatattaatcttttttataattattattatatttaatttacgtACATAGTTCTTATCCATCAAactttattgtaaatatagcTATCATTAATGTAAGTTTGAGAATAGaattttttcagtttgcacCTTTAAAGTACTACAAAGCGATAAATATCCTTTATGGCCGTTGGCAAACTGTTTGAAAGCACTGTGCTACCCCACAGCAGTCTTCTCGAAACTAGGCCAACTGCAAGAAGTTCCTGCAGAATGCCATAAAGCTCCATTGCCAAAGGCaacaccaccaccacaacaacaacaacaagagcattGACTGCGACGCCAAGTCGCAACGCCAGACgctggcgtcgctgctgcCGGTGAAGGTATAAAAGGTAGGAGACCGCCCAGTTGCTCGCTCAAAATCCAATAAGAAACGCGCGTGCGCAGCCGCCGTCAGTTGAACGTCAGCAGCCTCTGTGCCAACAACACTCGCTTACTCGTATCTCTTGCGACTCTCAGTCTTTAATTTAACTCAACTCTCCAGCCAAGTTCGTGTATCTGCGTCGCCAATGCTAAAGTGCTGCTTAAGCTAAAGTGTCAGTGCGATTTAGTTGCATTTAGTTATTTTGCATGTGCAATATattgcaatataatttatagcaACTTGTTTTCAAAGTCATTACGTGtcgtgcagcagcagcagcctcaacgtcaacgtcaaccacaagacaacaacaacaacatccagctgcagcttaacaaattgtgcattttaaaagtaaacacaacaaactgtacgaaccaaaaaaaaataataatataaacaaaaagaaataaccCAGTGCATTAATTTCTTGAGCTTCCTGCGAACACAACTTGCATACGAAACGCAGTATAAAAACGAAAGACAATGCAAATGACAAAGGTAAATGATGTCTTGATTGGGCAATGATCAAAAAATTATTGGTGTTGGAACTGgagtttttgtgttgtgttggtaTGAGTGTTTGATTTAGATCCCACGCTTCCCCCATTTCGAGCAGCACTTTCACTTTTGATTTTCGTTGCTGTGTGGGGCCAGGTTTAAGGTTACATTAGTGACAATTTTATTGCCTTTGAACTGGTCTGATCTCTTTAGCCATGACTCTGAGTGCTGTGTGGCGCAGCTGGCTGACTCAGCCTTAGACACACAGTCTCTAACATGCTAACAAACTGGCCAACTGTGGCAAATGCAAGCCAAAGAACAAGAGCGAATGTGCTAAGCGGACatagcaacaaattgcaaagcaattCAGAAAACTACTAACGACTGCTAGATACCCGAACAATAactaaagaatatttaaaaaataatactggTATAACTACAGCTCTCTAGCTTCCAATTTGTATATATGCTATATCGAAATACTCTTggctatattttaaatttttaaaaattataaaattattatgacACACTCTATTTAAAATCccacattattaattttgtttataccCTTTAAGTGAGTCAAACAAAATTCCAACACGtagtgttatttattttaatcactCTCATTCTTATATCTTTGAAAGCTAATTAATTGACAACCAAGTAAAAACACAAGCATGACAAAATgctaataatatacaaatttaaacttgaacttttatatgtatttaaattttaaagtccTGCAGAAGCTTCCCCTCTATAAGTATCTTTATTCAATCTCGTCTAACAATAATCATAGTTACATTTTAGATTTCTTTCAAATACAGTGTATACACGGTACACACtgctatattttaagttatagTAGGTTGCAATTGATTTTCCAATGCTTTGGTGGCACACCCACATAGACAAAGCTGATAATCGGCAATTGGAGCTTAAACTTTTAAGCCTAAACACATCCAGGGCCAAGAGCGTGATCTTCAAAGGCGACCCGCAGCATCTCGTGCATCATTTTCAGCTAACgtctgtgttgctgttgctgttgttgttgttttaaacaagccacaaaacaaaaaaaaactcgtaGTTTTGGCACTTAAGCTGTCCCAATTTCGAGCATTGAAGTGCACTTACACTTCATCATCGTCATAGCTTGGTGTTCATGATCATGATCATGATCCGTTCATGATCGGCACGAGCTGAGCAAttgctctgtgtgtgcttgtatGAGTGTctatgtctgtctgtgtgtgtgtctgtctgcagttagttgtgtgctgtgtttgttgattcaatttcaaacaatTCGATTCATttcacaaaagccaaaaggaAAAGCGTTGAAAATTGGTCTCTGATCTTTCAATTGATGTGCTGCGCGGCTCTTTGGCTCTCGTTTTGAAAGCCAGTCTGAGACACTCAAAGACAGTTAAAGATAGTGAGGGCGCAGGCGCAATCACgatatctgtatctgttgttgtggtgcgtGGGTGGAGAATGCTTTTCTTTCTACTATGTTGCCATGTGTCCATGGGGCAAGGAAAGTCAAAGTGAAATGAATGGAAAGCAAAGCCAATTACTAGCCCAGCAGACTCGAGCTCTCTCACTTAGCTGGTAATCTGAGCACAGAGTTGGCACGGATTACAACAGCAATTGAGAGTGGCAGGCGTGTGCAAATGCAAAGATCAAGATCAGATGTGGAAACTCGGTCACAGATCACAACagtagtatgtgtgtatatatatagtatactcaCATGTATTCGTCACTTCATGGACTGGCGCATTTCCATGTCATGCTGGCCACAACTGGACAACTGGACAACTGGTTGACTTGTTTAACCGGACCTATGACAAAGCTCCAGAGTCTGCCTAAGGAAAGGCTCAAAATTCCATTTGTGCTCAGCCCATGCGCTATCTATTGGCTTGGCCGCCGTCCGTCCGGTTTGATCTCAGCttcatcgacatcgacatcgacatctaCGTCGACATCAGCTTCGTATAGAGTAATCCAATTAAAGGAACAATCtacatttcaattcaaaactAATGAACTGTAGTTAATTCTCAACAATGGCCAGCACACATGTGttgctgattgttgttgttgttattgctttatagatatatgtattttttttttttgtttctgttatAGTTTAACTACGAGTATATTGGACCACGTTTTTATTCTGTTTCGATTGCAATACATAGTAGCTCAAAGATCGTAGCGAATCGATCTCTCAATCGCTTAACTGGCATTTGAAAGTCATGAGCAACGATGACGTCGAATCTCTGGTCAAAGCGTCAAAAACGCTTCTAGTATTACTAAGAAATAGAAGTCGTAGTCGAGTTCGCCGGCTTCCTTGTCGTTAGTCCCCGACTTCCGTCAAAAGAAACTCTGTAGAATTGTTAACAATTCATTGATTGATGATCGATAAATGGCCGATCAATTAAGCAGCGTTAAATGGCTTAGTGACAAATCACGGACTCCACacacaaataccaaataaagcctcTCCATTCTGTTCTGTTTTCACAGTACGTCTTGGCCATATTGCTGTTGGCACTGGCGCTGTGCGTCAGTGGCTCGCATGGAGTGCGTCGTCTGCGCAAGAAGCCAAAGGTCTACAATGCTCTGATCACAACCGACGACAATCTGACCTCCAGTCGTGCTTATCCTGTCATACAGCCCACCATACACGAGCCAGGCTATGCGCCCTTTGGTCCCTACAATCCCTTTGGATTCTACAGTCCGCCTGTGGTGAGATTTGGTCAACCGCTGGTGCCAGGTTTGCCACCCAACGAACGCGTAAGTTAATAGCTTATAACTGTCTAAAATATGTCTGAAGTATTTTCCTTTTCAGCTGCCTTATCCACTGCCCACTGCCACGCAATTTCCACCTATTTATGCACCCTATGATCCCAATCAACCCAGCATTGTGCCCGGTGAACAGCCACCGGCTATGCAAACACAACCAGAATTGGCACCACAATCTCCACAATCTCCTGAAACAGATCCCAAGGAGATTATGACCAAGGAGCAGTTGCCTTTGCCGTTGAACGACCAAGGACTGCCGCCTGTGCTGATTCCACTCAATTCCCCATACAATGGACAGTCAATGCCGTTGCCACCTTACTCCTACAGCCAATATCCACTCATCTATGATCAGCAAGGTTTTGTGCGACAACGTGAGAACTATCTGCCGCCCTACGATTACTATCCCAGTCAGGGATATCCTACACGCAGTCCTGTAGCAGCCACCGCACAGCCCATGCCCGCA
It encodes:
- the LOC117573578 gene encoding uncharacterized protein LOC117573578, translating into MYLLLMCCCCCLVALMPAEAALKSTWQLPTTEEMQASLQSCRFEAAGMDAETLRCLVTQLGLWTDEEGYNAKRIAKIFAAQNQMEELMLVIEYCNNKERRVEQPAQWAFEAYKCATSGRFGRWVQDYMEQMVTE
- the LOC117575982 gene encoding general odorant-binding protein 99b, yielding MKVLILLLTLAVALADEHEHHHHHEHGAGYVVKTHDDLVRFRGICAEKVQATAEDVAKFVKWDFADEEKSRCYIKCVFEQFGLFDATHGFDVHKIHEQLAGGHAVDHTDETHQKIAACADNNSQGSDACTWAYRGGMCFMRSNLQLVKHSVQA
- the LOC117576134 gene encoding uncharacterized protein LOC117576134, with protein sequence MQMTKYVLAILLLALALCVSGSHGVRRLRKKPKVYNALITTDDNLTSSRAYPVIQPTIHEPGYAPFGPYNPFGFYSPPVVRFGQPLVPGLPPNERLPYPLPTATQFPPIYAPYDPNQPSIVPGEQPPAMQTQPELAPQSPQSPETDPKEIMTKEQLPLPLNDQGLPPVLIPLNSPYNGQSMPLPPYSYSQYPLIYDQQGFVRQRENYLPPYDYYPSQGYPTRSPVAATAQPMPAAEPLQPQQPLQPTQPEVQPLPLDSLDSTPSFEDIKNGSENKNSDVPDVPPPPIPSGPKRSRTVDN